In a genomic window of Gouania willdenowi chromosome 11, fGouWil2.1, whole genome shotgun sequence:
- the nfe2l3 gene encoding nuclear factor erythroid 2-related factor 3, with amino-acid sequence MQIAKKYLTEGLIQLTILLSLIGVRVDIDSYLSGYYTPLGEINLGPSSAYTQTPFHNLRDTLDGYSVHPKCPELDYFFSSRRLLDEVRALGSPRFPTELSTWLVHQVPASDRAERGPSTSNDTGSVLEQQLGDDATEHPPVSVQDVHQPNRGLIEAACNTVQDDEIKIKEEEEPAPLTQLAHSSTLEEESLFDSIAALSNQIQPSPLPPAIDDDQHWSSLLSLTDLDDLDPLVTERLSDLDTEITGAISLHDAMLTSTGTFGSTPGGTDFRPVTQPQRTLFRLESTDSTHTDLSPRMALASLQFTSMSNLTRSESLHGSLGDCMDEAVFDQINQLGLESLDTIDSQLMDTLGGIEPGLEDLDLDSDSGLSLESSSRGPVSPGSSEMSSSSSSYCDDEGGATGYSSEVDSVPSKHITDYNTTWSPVDLSENVWHDHSYSTPALFNPPPAMLPHKAIKEEFISDDEDEMQLGERDISRDELRARAMCLPFSVLQIVNMPVEEFLEVLEGHGFSPQQVTLLRDIRRRGKNKLAAQNCRKRKLDAITGLREEVEKLQAQKDRLLREKRLTTKTIGAVGHQIKQLTRDVLARLRDDSGRPLTPDRYTLQCGANGRVVVQPVRRPAITTSASSKTDKRKKEKKQ; translated from the exons atGCAAATCGCGAAAAAGTACTTGACAGAAGGTCTGATTCAGTTAACGATCCTACTCAGTTTGATTGGAGTTCGCGTGGATATCGATAGCTACTTAAGCGGATACTACACCCCACTGGGCGAGATTAACTTGGGTCCCAGCTCAgcctacacacaaacacccttTCATAACCTGAGAGACACTCTTGACGGGTACAGTGTTCACCCAAAATGTCCCGAATTGGACTATTTCTTCTCCAGTCGCCGGCTGCTGGACGAGGTGAGGGCCCTCGGATCTCCGCGGTTTCCCACTGAGCTGAGCACATGGCTGGTGCACCAGGTGCCTGCCAGTGACAGAGCTGAGCGTGGGCCTTCCACTAGCAACGACACCGGCTCGGTTTTAGAACAGCAGCTCGGGGACGATGCCACCGAACACCCGCCTGTCAGTGTCCAGGATGTGCACCAACCAAACCGTGGACTGATAGAAGCAGCCTGCAACACTGTACAG GATGATGAAATCAAAatcaaagaagaagaggagccTGCTCCCCTCACACAGctagctcacagctccacactTGAGGAAGAG AGTCTGTTTGACAGCATCGCTGCTCTGTCCAATCAAATACAGCCTTCACCTCTTCCACCTGCCATTGATGATGACCAGCACTGGAGTAGTTTACTCTCCCTGACAGACCTCGAT GATCTGGACCCTCTCGTCACTGAGCGTCTGTCGGACCTCGACACTGAAATCACCGGTGCTATCAGTTTGCACGATGCCATGCTAACCAGCACTGGAACGTTTGGCTCAACCCCTGGAGGAACCGACTTTAGACCAGTCACCCAGCCACAAAGGACGCTCTTCCGACTGGAGTCAACCGACTCCACTCACACAGATTTGTCACCAAGAATGGCTTTAGCCTCGCTTCAGTTTACATCAATGTCTAATCTGACTAGAAGCGAGTCATTACATGGCAGTCTTGGTGACTGCATGGATGAAGCGGTGTTCGACCAGATCAATCAGCTTGGTTTGGAAAGCTTGGACACCATAGACAGCCAACTGATGGACACGTTGGGCGGCATAGAGCCAGGGCTGGAGGACCTAGACTTGGATTCAGACTCTGGTCTGTCCTTGGAGAGCAGCTCCAGAGGCCCAGTGTCCCCAG GCTCATCTGAGATGTCGTCGTCCTCCAGTTCCTACTGTGATGATGAGGGCGGAGCTACAGGGTACAGCAGCGAGGTGGATTCAGTGCCCTCGAAACACATCACAGACTACAACACAACATGGTCACCTGTTGATCTGAGTGAGAACGTGTGGCATGATCACAGCTACTCCACCCCTGCTCTGTTTAACCCTCCACCTGCCATGCTGCCCCACAAAGCCATCAAAGAGGAGTTCATCAGTGATGATGAAGACGAGATGCAGTTGGGGGAACGGGACATAAGTCGGGATGAGCTGCGCGCCCGTGCAATGTGCCTCCCATTTTCCGTCCTGCAGATTGTCAACATGCCGGTAGAAGAGTTCCTGGAGGTCCTCGAAGGCCATGGCTTCTCGCCGCAGCAGGTGACTCTCCTCAGGGACATTCGCAGGCGTGGAAAGAACAAACTGGCGGCGCAAAACTGCCGCAAACGCAAGCTTGACGCCATCACGGGACTCAGAGAGGAGGTGGAAAAGCTGCAGGCCCAAAAAGACAGGCTGCTGCGAGAGAAACGGTTAACAACCAAGACAATCGGTGCCGTGGGACATCAGATCAAGCAGCTGACCAGGGACGTCCTGGCGCGGCTGAGGGACGATTCAGGACGACCCTTGACCCCGGACAGATACACCCTGCAGTGCGGGGCTAACGGGAGGGTGGTTGTTCAGCCCGTGAGACGGCCAGCTATCACCACATCGGCTAGTagcaaaacagacaaaagaaagaaagagaaaaagcaaTGA
- the cbx3a gene encoding chromobox protein homolog 3a isoform X1, translating into MQRMGKKQNSKSKDATGVQAEPEEFVVEKVIDQRLVNGKVEFFLKWKGFTEADNTWEPEENLDCPELISAFLEAQKNIKEKPGGVKRKASTEEPDTDGKKKESEKPRGFARNLDPERIIGATDSSGELMFLMKWKDSDEADLVPAREANTRCPQVVISFYEERLTWHSCPEDEAQ; encoded by the exons a TGCAGAGAATGGGAAAGAAGCAGAACTCCAAGTCCAAGGACGCCACTGGAGTGCAGGCGGAACCGGAAGAGTTTGTTGTGGAGAAAGTCATTGACCAACGTCTTGTCAATGGGAAAGTGGAGTTCTTCCTGAAATGGAAAGGGTTCACAGA AGCTGATAACACCTGGGAGCCAGAGGAGAACCTGGACTGTCCTGAGCTGATTTCAGCCTTTTTGGAGGCACAGAAAAACATCAAGGAAAAACCTGGTGGTGTTAAGAGGAAAGCGTCGACAGAGGAACCAGACACAgatggcaagaaaaaagaa AGTGAGAAACCACGCGGCTTTGCTCGGAACCTCGACCCAGAACGAATCATTGGAGCCACAGACAGCAGTGGGGAGTTGATGTTCTTGATGAAGTG GAAAGACTCAGACGAAGCAGATCTGGTTCCAGCCCGTGAAGCCAACACCCGCTGCCCACAGGTGGTCATTTCCTTCTATGAAGAGAGACTGACATGGCATTCCTGCCCTGAGGATGAAGCTCAGTAG
- the cbx3a gene encoding chromobox protein homolog 3a isoform X2 has protein sequence MGKKQNSKSKDATGVQAEPEEFVVEKVIDQRLVNGKVEFFLKWKGFTEADNTWEPEENLDCPELISAFLEAQKNIKEKPGGVKRKASTEEPDTDGKKKESEKPRGFARNLDPERIIGATDSSGELMFLMKWKDSDEADLVPAREANTRCPQVVISFYEERLTWHSCPEDEAQ, from the exons ATGGGAAAGAAGCAGAACTCCAAGTCCAAGGACGCCACTGGAGTGCAGGCGGAACCGGAAGAGTTTGTTGTGGAGAAAGTCATTGACCAACGTCTTGTCAATGGGAAAGTGGAGTTCTTCCTGAAATGGAAAGGGTTCACAGA AGCTGATAACACCTGGGAGCCAGAGGAGAACCTGGACTGTCCTGAGCTGATTTCAGCCTTTTTGGAGGCACAGAAAAACATCAAGGAAAAACCTGGTGGTGTTAAGAGGAAAGCGTCGACAGAGGAACCAGACACAgatggcaagaaaaaagaa AGTGAGAAACCACGCGGCTTTGCTCGGAACCTCGACCCAGAACGAATCATTGGAGCCACAGACAGCAGTGGGGAGTTGATGTTCTTGATGAAGTG GAAAGACTCAGACGAAGCAGATCTGGTTCCAGCCCGTGAAGCCAACACCCGCTGCCCACAGGTGGTCATTTCCTTCTATGAAGAGAGACTGACATGGCATTCCTGCCCTGAGGATGAAGCTCAGTAG
- the snx10a gene encoding sorting nexin-10A: MDSILENIGKTEFISVCVQDPRLHKEDMWHTYVDYEICLHTNSMCFRKKSSSVRRRYSEFVWLRQCLERNALIMELPKLPPWNPFFNLSNAHHVVQRMKGLKEFLENVLHTPLLLSDSRLHLFLQSELNTKKIEKCALGKTRYTVAEAIQRSHSSYISRLEDKESCDSDYESSSSSGYGVSLETPAQDNSVSFFPGADGHLELCSCLSESIQPPTPELYDDSPSSL; encoded by the exons ATGGACAGTATACTAGAGAATATTGGCAAAACG GAGTTTATCAGTGTTTGTGTCCAAGATCCAAGGCTCCATAAAGAAGACATGTGGCACACTTATGTAGATTATGAGATCTGTTTACAC ACAAACAGTATGTGTTTTCGCAAAAAGAGTTCCTCAGTGAGGCGGCGTTACAGTGAGTTTGTTTGGTTACGTCAGTGTCTGGAACGGAACGCTCTCATCAT GGAACTACCAAAGTTGCCTCCATGGAATCCTTTCTTCAACTTAAGCAATGCACACCATGTTGTTCAGAGAATGAAAGGCCTTAAAGAGTTTTTAGAAAA TGTTCTTCACACACCCTTGTTGTTGTCTGACAGTCGGCTCCATCTGTTCCTCCAGTCAGAATTAAACACTAAAAAGATTGAAAAGTGTGCGCTGGGAAAGACCAGATACACGGTGGCAGAAGCCATACAGCGTTCCCACAGTAGTTACATCAGTAGATTAGAAGATAAGGAGTCATGTGACTCAGACTATGAAAG CTCTTCATCCTCGGGTTATGGAGTAAGTCTCGAGACTCCAGCGCAGGATAATAGTGTTTCCTTTTTCCCGGGCGCTGACGGACATCTAGAGCTGTGCAGCTGTCTGTCAGAGTCCATCCAGCCCCCGACCCCCGAGCTGTATGACGACTCTCCATCCTCCCTCTGA